Proteins encoded by one window of Salvia splendens isolate huo1 chromosome 14, SspV2, whole genome shotgun sequence:
- the LOC121765761 gene encoding helicase sen1-like isoform X1, translating to MGSKGRLIVDLNEPTTENEDDIDSVVCFQTQEAIPPSNIERKDLFVAPAGPIGDQDSEKEEGEWSDAEGSANASIGLHTQERGQVALMQNSACPKGVVSIALDTETTDKKINKAKDGEEHSASEPKPRISRGNEATRSLRPVNNLGKRPKPDQRKEVMLGKKRGRQTMYLELEDVKQVGASKASTPTKQIPAPRALLRRVRETNSVLPSADSGEKQAQSVIGDPEKDDLLTHKGNDFAESNDCKIESDENSNSAIPGPPGTLNGSIDLPLQVQTPLVSSQSSSKHLPNIKQLSQCSGRKPAVRGYAHPKLAVKGHLSKKQSFVNIQDSSVERLLREVTSEKFWNHPDEQKLERVPGRFDSVEEYIRVFEPLLFEECRAQLYNNWEESSEMASSHVRVVIKSIERRERGWFDVVLMPPYEYKWTFKEGDVAVLSMCMPGAANARRNGPSPLEDKEKPEVNGRVAGTMRRYMPIGNQGHTGVTLHFFVGDNYNSSSKNDDDHILRKLSPGDLWYLTPLGSLATTQREYIALHAFRHLHAQMQNAIIQPSPDQFPKYEEQPPAMPDCFTPSFVEHLRRTFNGPQLAAIQWAAMHTAAGMSSGVAKKQDPWPFTLVQGPPGTGKTHTVWGMLNVIHLVQYQRYYAALLKKLAPESYKQVDESNSNSTVAVVSGSIDEVLQSMSQNLFRTLPKLCPKPRMLVCAPSNAATDELLARVLDRGFIDGEMKIYRADVARVGVDSQNRAAQAVSVEGRTEQLLKKSREEVYGWMHSLRLRETQLSQQIAYLQRELNVVAATGHAQGSVGVDPDVLMARDQNRDRLLQNLAAIVENRDKVLVEMSRLHILEGRFRAGGNFNFEEARADLEASFANEAEIVFTTVSSSGRKLFSRLTHGFDMVVIDEAAQASEVGILPPLSLGAARCVLVGDPQQLPATVISKAAGTLLYSRSLFERFQQAGCPTMLLSVQYRMHPYIRDFPSRHFYQGRLTDSDSVASLPDEAYYKDPLLRPYIFFDIAVGRESHRGGSVSYQNTLEAQFCVRLYQHIQKTIRSLGVRRVSVGIITPYKLQLKCLQREFKDVLNSEEGRDVYINTVDAFQGQERDVIIMSCVRASSHGVGFVADIRRMNVALTRARRALWVMGNAKALVQSDDWAALINDAKARNCYLDMNSLPKEFVSEPSTYGAFSSTISNARGLGSGPSYRPQESYSNFGPSEVDAKSTLPYISRLGSHRFMRPGT from the exons ATGGGCTCAAAAGGAAGACTAATAGTTGATCTTAATGAACCGACTACtgaaaatgaagatgatatTGATAGTGTTGTCTGCTTCCAGACTCAGGAGGCCATTCCACCCTCAAATATTGAAAGGAAAGATTTATTTGTGGCACCAGCAGGTCCTATTGGTGATCAGGATTCTGAGAAAGAAGAGGGTGAATGGTCTGATGCAGAGGGCTCAGCTAATGCTTCAATTGGTTTACATACACAAGAGAGAGGCCAAGTTGCATTGATGCAAAATAGTGCATGCCCAAAGGGGGTAGTGAGTATTGCATTAGATACTGAAACAACTGATAAGAAAATCAATAAAGCTAAAGATGGTGAAGAACATTCTGCTTCAGAGCCTAAACCAAGAATATCCAGAGGAAATGAAGCAACTCGTTCATTGAGGCCTGTAAATAATCTTGGGAAACGCCCGAAGCCTGACCAGCGGAAGGAAGTAATGTTGGGAAAGAAGCGTGGCAGGCAGACCATGTATCTCGAGCTAGAAGATGTGAAGCAAGTCGGTGCTTCGAAGGCTTCAACTCCTACTAAGCAGATACCTGCACCACGAGCACTATTGAGAAGAGTAAGGGAAACCAATTCTGTGCTACCATCTGCTGATAGTGGGGAAAAGCAAGCACAATCTGTAATTGGGGATCCAGAAAAGGATGATCTATTGACTCATAAAGGCAATGATTTTGCAGAGTCAAATGATTGTAAAATCGAGAGTGATGAAAACAGTAATTCTGCGATTCCTGGACCTCCGGGAACATTAAATGGCTCGATAGATCTTCCTTTGCAAGTCCAAACACCACTTGTTTCTAGTCAAAGTTCTTCGAAGCATCTGCCTAATATAAAGCAACTTAGTCAGTGTTCTGGTAGGAAACCAGCAGTCCGTGGTTATGCTCATCCTAAATTAGCTGTAAAAGGACATCTTTCCAAGAAGCAAAGTTTTGTTAACATTCAAGATTCATCAGTGGAACGCCTATTGCGAGAGGTGACTAGTGAGAAATTTTGGAATCACCCAG ATGAACAAAAGCTTGAGCGTGTTCCAGGTCGCTTTGATTCAGTAGAAGAGTATATTAGGGTGTTTGAGCCTTTGCTCTTTGAAGAATGCAGAGCACAGCTTTACAATAACTGGGAGGAGTCTTCAGAAATGGCTTCAAGCCATGTTAGGGTGGTCATAAAAAGCATTGAACGACGTGAAAGGG GATGGTTTGATGTGGTATTAATGCCACCATATGAATACAAATGGACATTTAAGGAAGGGGATGTAGCAGTTCTTTCAATGTGTATGCCTGGAGCAG CTAATGCTAGGAGGAATGGTCCCTCACCTCTTGAAGATAAGGAGAAGCCAGAAGTTAATGGGCGTGTTGCAGGTACAATGAGGAGATACATGCCTATTGGTAACCAAGGACATACAGGAGTCACCCTTCACTTTTTTGTTGGCGATAACTACAACTCCAGCAG CAAGAATGATGATGATCATATTTTGCGGAAGCTCAGCCCTGGTGATCTCTGGTATCTGACTCCTCTTGGTTCTTTGGCGACAACACAGCGAGAATACATTGCCCTGCATGCGTTCCGGCATCTTCACGCTCAG ATGCAAAATGCGATTATTCAACCTAGTCCTGACCAGTTCCCAAAATATGAAGAGCAACCACCTGCAATGCCTGATTGCTTTACACCAAGCTTTGTTGAACATCTACGCAGGACGTTTAATGGACCCCAGCTAGCTGCAATTCAATGGGCTGCAATGCATACTGCTGCTGGTATGTCAAGTGGTGTGGCAAAGAAGCAAGACCCGTGGCCTTTTACTTTAGTTCAGGGCCCTCCTGGTACTGGTAAAACACATACTGTGTGGGGGATGCTTAATGTGATCCATCTCGTCCAATATCAGCGTTACTATGCTGCATTGCTAAAGAAATTGGCACCTGAAAGTTATAAGCAGGTTGATGAGAGCAACTCAAACAGTACGGTGGCTGTGGTCTCTGGTTCAATTGATGAAGTTCTGCAGAGCATGAGTCAGAATCTCTTTCGAACTCTTCCAAAACTCTGCCCAAAGCCTAGGATGCTTGTCTGTGCTCCCTCAAATGCTGCAACCGATGAACTTCTTGCACGTGTCCTTGACCGAGGATTTATTGACGGGGAGATGAAAATTTATCGAGCTGACGTTGCTCGAGTTGGTGTGGATTCTCAGAATCGGGCAGCTCAGGCAGTTTCTGTTGAAGGAAGAACTGAGCAACTTTTGAAAAAGAGTCGTGAGGAAGTGTATGGCTGGATGCATAGTTTGAGGCTTCGTGAGACTCAGTTATCCCAGCAAATTGCATATCTGCAAAGAGAACTTAATGTTGTTGCTGCCACTGGTCATGCACAAGGATCTGTTGGTGTTGACCCTGACGTTCTTATGGCCAGAGACCAAAACCGAGATAGGTTACTTCAAAACCTCGCTGCAATAGTTGAAAATAGGGACAAAGTACTAGTTGAGATGTCCCGATTGCACATTTTAGAAGGGAGGTTTCGAGCTGGTGGGAACTTTAATTTCGAGGAAGCCCGTGCGGATCTGGAAGCAAGCTTTGCTAATGAAGCTGAAATTGTTTTTACTACAGTTTCAAGCAGTGGGCGCAAGCTGTTCTCTCGTCTAACTCATGGCTTTGACATGGTTGTGATCGATGAAGCAGCTCAAGCCAGTGAAGTAGGAATACTGCCACCACTTTCCCTCGGTGCAGCTCGCTGTGTTCTTGTCGGTGACCCTCAGCAGCTCCCTGCTACTGTCATCAGTAAGGCAGCTGGAACCTTGTTATATAGTAGAAGCCTTTTTGAGAGGTTCCAGCAAGCAGGTTGCCCGACAATGCTGTTATCTGTGCAGTATCGAATGCACCCATATATTCGGGATTTTCCTTCAAGGCACTTTTACCAAGGGCGCCTGACAGATAGTGATAGTGTTGCTTCTCTTCCAGATGAGGCATATTACAAAGATCCGCTGCTGAGGCCTTATATATTTTTTGATATTGCTGTTGGTCGAGAATCTCATCGAGGGGGTTCTGTCTCCTATCAGAACACACTAGAAGCACAGTTTTGTGTTCGTCTATATCAGCACATTCAGAAAACTATCAGATCGTTAGGTGTCAGGAGGGTGTCGGTTGGCATAATCACTCCATACAAACTGCAACTGAAATGTCTTCAACGGGAGTTCAAGGATGTTTTAAATTCAGAAGAAGGACGAGATGTCTATATTAATACTGTGGATGCTTTCCAAGGGCAAGAGCGTGATGTCATTATAATGTCTTGCGTTCGGGCTTCAAGTCATGGTGTTGGTTTTGTTGCAGATATTCGCCGCATGAATGTTGCTCTTACTCGTGCAAGAAGAGCCTTGTGG GTGATGGGAAACGCAAAAGCGCTGGTGCAGTCTGATGATTGGGCTGCACTAATTAATGATGCCAAAGCTCGAAACTGTTACTTAGACATGAATTCTCTGCCTAAAGAATTTGTTTCCGAGCCTTCTACTTATGGTGCGTTTTCATCCACGATCTCTAATGCAAGGGGTTTGGGATCCGGGCCGAGTTATAGACCACAGGAGTCATATTCGAATTTCGGACCTTCAGAAGTGGATGCGAAGTCAACTTTACCTTATATTTCTCGACTTGGAAGTCATCGGTTCATGAGGCCAGGAACATAA
- the LOC121765761 gene encoding helicase sen1-like isoform X2: MQNSACPKGVVSIALDTETTDKKINKAKDGEEHSASEPKPRISRGNEATRSLRPVNNLGKRPKPDQRKEVMLGKKRGRQTMYLELEDVKQVGASKASTPTKQIPAPRALLRRVRETNSVLPSADSGEKQAQSVIGDPEKDDLLTHKGNDFAESNDCKIESDENSNSAIPGPPGTLNGSIDLPLQVQTPLVSSQSSSKHLPNIKQLSQCSGRKPAVRGYAHPKLAVKGHLSKKQSFVNIQDSSVERLLREVTSEKFWNHPDEQKLERVPGRFDSVEEYIRVFEPLLFEECRAQLYNNWEESSEMASSHVRVVIKSIERRERGWFDVVLMPPYEYKWTFKEGDVAVLSMCMPGAANARRNGPSPLEDKEKPEVNGRVAGTMRRYMPIGNQGHTGVTLHFFVGDNYNSSSKNDDDHILRKLSPGDLWYLTPLGSLATTQREYIALHAFRHLHAQMQNAIIQPSPDQFPKYEEQPPAMPDCFTPSFVEHLRRTFNGPQLAAIQWAAMHTAAGMSSGVAKKQDPWPFTLVQGPPGTGKTHTVWGMLNVIHLVQYQRYYAALLKKLAPESYKQVDESNSNSTVAVVSGSIDEVLQSMSQNLFRTLPKLCPKPRMLVCAPSNAATDELLARVLDRGFIDGEMKIYRADVARVGVDSQNRAAQAVSVEGRTEQLLKKSREEVYGWMHSLRLRETQLSQQIAYLQRELNVVAATGHAQGSVGVDPDVLMARDQNRDRLLQNLAAIVENRDKVLVEMSRLHILEGRFRAGGNFNFEEARADLEASFANEAEIVFTTVSSSGRKLFSRLTHGFDMVVIDEAAQASEVGILPPLSLGAARCVLVGDPQQLPATVISKAAGTLLYSRSLFERFQQAGCPTMLLSVQYRMHPYIRDFPSRHFYQGRLTDSDSVASLPDEAYYKDPLLRPYIFFDIAVGRESHRGGSVSYQNTLEAQFCVRLYQHIQKTIRSLGVRRVSVGIITPYKLQLKCLQREFKDVLNSEEGRDVYINTVDAFQGQERDVIIMSCVRASSHGVGFVADIRRMNVALTRARRALWVMGNAKALVQSDDWAALINDAKARNCYLDMNSLPKEFVSEPSTYGAFSSTISNARGLGSGPSYRPQESYSNFGPSEVDAKSTLPYISRLGSHRFMRPGT; encoded by the exons ATGCAAAATAGTGCATGCCCAAAGGGGGTAGTGAGTATTGCATTAGATACTGAAACAACTGATAAGAAAATCAATAAAGCTAAAGATGGTGAAGAACATTCTGCTTCAGAGCCTAAACCAAGAATATCCAGAGGAAATGAAGCAACTCGTTCATTGAGGCCTGTAAATAATCTTGGGAAACGCCCGAAGCCTGACCAGCGGAAGGAAGTAATGTTGGGAAAGAAGCGTGGCAGGCAGACCATGTATCTCGAGCTAGAAGATGTGAAGCAAGTCGGTGCTTCGAAGGCTTCAACTCCTACTAAGCAGATACCTGCACCACGAGCACTATTGAGAAGAGTAAGGGAAACCAATTCTGTGCTACCATCTGCTGATAGTGGGGAAAAGCAAGCACAATCTGTAATTGGGGATCCAGAAAAGGATGATCTATTGACTCATAAAGGCAATGATTTTGCAGAGTCAAATGATTGTAAAATCGAGAGTGATGAAAACAGTAATTCTGCGATTCCTGGACCTCCGGGAACATTAAATGGCTCGATAGATCTTCCTTTGCAAGTCCAAACACCACTTGTTTCTAGTCAAAGTTCTTCGAAGCATCTGCCTAATATAAAGCAACTTAGTCAGTGTTCTGGTAGGAAACCAGCAGTCCGTGGTTATGCTCATCCTAAATTAGCTGTAAAAGGACATCTTTCCAAGAAGCAAAGTTTTGTTAACATTCAAGATTCATCAGTGGAACGCCTATTGCGAGAGGTGACTAGTGAGAAATTTTGGAATCACCCAG ATGAACAAAAGCTTGAGCGTGTTCCAGGTCGCTTTGATTCAGTAGAAGAGTATATTAGGGTGTTTGAGCCTTTGCTCTTTGAAGAATGCAGAGCACAGCTTTACAATAACTGGGAGGAGTCTTCAGAAATGGCTTCAAGCCATGTTAGGGTGGTCATAAAAAGCATTGAACGACGTGAAAGGG GATGGTTTGATGTGGTATTAATGCCACCATATGAATACAAATGGACATTTAAGGAAGGGGATGTAGCAGTTCTTTCAATGTGTATGCCTGGAGCAG CTAATGCTAGGAGGAATGGTCCCTCACCTCTTGAAGATAAGGAGAAGCCAGAAGTTAATGGGCGTGTTGCAGGTACAATGAGGAGATACATGCCTATTGGTAACCAAGGACATACAGGAGTCACCCTTCACTTTTTTGTTGGCGATAACTACAACTCCAGCAG CAAGAATGATGATGATCATATTTTGCGGAAGCTCAGCCCTGGTGATCTCTGGTATCTGACTCCTCTTGGTTCTTTGGCGACAACACAGCGAGAATACATTGCCCTGCATGCGTTCCGGCATCTTCACGCTCAG ATGCAAAATGCGATTATTCAACCTAGTCCTGACCAGTTCCCAAAATATGAAGAGCAACCACCTGCAATGCCTGATTGCTTTACACCAAGCTTTGTTGAACATCTACGCAGGACGTTTAATGGACCCCAGCTAGCTGCAATTCAATGGGCTGCAATGCATACTGCTGCTGGTATGTCAAGTGGTGTGGCAAAGAAGCAAGACCCGTGGCCTTTTACTTTAGTTCAGGGCCCTCCTGGTACTGGTAAAACACATACTGTGTGGGGGATGCTTAATGTGATCCATCTCGTCCAATATCAGCGTTACTATGCTGCATTGCTAAAGAAATTGGCACCTGAAAGTTATAAGCAGGTTGATGAGAGCAACTCAAACAGTACGGTGGCTGTGGTCTCTGGTTCAATTGATGAAGTTCTGCAGAGCATGAGTCAGAATCTCTTTCGAACTCTTCCAAAACTCTGCCCAAAGCCTAGGATGCTTGTCTGTGCTCCCTCAAATGCTGCAACCGATGAACTTCTTGCACGTGTCCTTGACCGAGGATTTATTGACGGGGAGATGAAAATTTATCGAGCTGACGTTGCTCGAGTTGGTGTGGATTCTCAGAATCGGGCAGCTCAGGCAGTTTCTGTTGAAGGAAGAACTGAGCAACTTTTGAAAAAGAGTCGTGAGGAAGTGTATGGCTGGATGCATAGTTTGAGGCTTCGTGAGACTCAGTTATCCCAGCAAATTGCATATCTGCAAAGAGAACTTAATGTTGTTGCTGCCACTGGTCATGCACAAGGATCTGTTGGTGTTGACCCTGACGTTCTTATGGCCAGAGACCAAAACCGAGATAGGTTACTTCAAAACCTCGCTGCAATAGTTGAAAATAGGGACAAAGTACTAGTTGAGATGTCCCGATTGCACATTTTAGAAGGGAGGTTTCGAGCTGGTGGGAACTTTAATTTCGAGGAAGCCCGTGCGGATCTGGAAGCAAGCTTTGCTAATGAAGCTGAAATTGTTTTTACTACAGTTTCAAGCAGTGGGCGCAAGCTGTTCTCTCGTCTAACTCATGGCTTTGACATGGTTGTGATCGATGAAGCAGCTCAAGCCAGTGAAGTAGGAATACTGCCACCACTTTCCCTCGGTGCAGCTCGCTGTGTTCTTGTCGGTGACCCTCAGCAGCTCCCTGCTACTGTCATCAGTAAGGCAGCTGGAACCTTGTTATATAGTAGAAGCCTTTTTGAGAGGTTCCAGCAAGCAGGTTGCCCGACAATGCTGTTATCTGTGCAGTATCGAATGCACCCATATATTCGGGATTTTCCTTCAAGGCACTTTTACCAAGGGCGCCTGACAGATAGTGATAGTGTTGCTTCTCTTCCAGATGAGGCATATTACAAAGATCCGCTGCTGAGGCCTTATATATTTTTTGATATTGCTGTTGGTCGAGAATCTCATCGAGGGGGTTCTGTCTCCTATCAGAACACACTAGAAGCACAGTTTTGTGTTCGTCTATATCAGCACATTCAGAAAACTATCAGATCGTTAGGTGTCAGGAGGGTGTCGGTTGGCATAATCACTCCATACAAACTGCAACTGAAATGTCTTCAACGGGAGTTCAAGGATGTTTTAAATTCAGAAGAAGGACGAGATGTCTATATTAATACTGTGGATGCTTTCCAAGGGCAAGAGCGTGATGTCATTATAATGTCTTGCGTTCGGGCTTCAAGTCATGGTGTTGGTTTTGTTGCAGATATTCGCCGCATGAATGTTGCTCTTACTCGTGCAAGAAGAGCCTTGTGG GTGATGGGAAACGCAAAAGCGCTGGTGCAGTCTGATGATTGGGCTGCACTAATTAATGATGCCAAAGCTCGAAACTGTTACTTAGACATGAATTCTCTGCCTAAAGAATTTGTTTCCGAGCCTTCTACTTATGGTGCGTTTTCATCCACGATCTCTAATGCAAGGGGTTTGGGATCCGGGCCGAGTTATAGACCACAGGAGTCATATTCGAATTTCGGACCTTCAGAAGTGGATGCGAAGTCAACTTTACCTTATATTTCTCGACTTGGAAGTCATCGGTTCATGAGGCCAGGAACATAA